One stretch of Pradoshia sp. D12 DNA includes these proteins:
- a CDS encoding CAP domain-containing protein — protein sequence MVFRVFFSLILITIFGIYVTVKDDVKENTAIIDQNSVNENTMETSDKIKELTDNESRPEQGVSKWIGKTSNQLLDEYGEPDRIDPSAYGYNWWIYNDTLSKYIQFGVNEKDKKIVTLYSSAEDINLYPFFIDQTVESLYKELNMNSYIELNWKGTEYRFELSEEDLHYRPLIKFGDMYAQVYLDKILGQVSGVRFMDAKTLIMHKPYELTYRGELDEPEELTDEEWKLVEEGSQQQILDLTNIIRTRFDLGTLEFDEKISAVAFKHSEDMMVNEYFDHVSPDDKDVGDRLKEGGVSYYSAGENIAAQYTDAIAAVEGWLNSKGHRDIMLNEDFTRLGVGVYKRYYTQNFVALSD from the coding sequence TTGGTCTTTAGGGTTTTCTTTAGTTTAATTTTAATCACCATCTTCGGCATCTATGTAACGGTTAAAGATGATGTCAAAGAAAATACAGCTATCATTGATCAAAATTCCGTTAATGAAAATACAATGGAAACTTCGGATAAGATTAAAGAATTAACAGATAACGAATCCAGACCTGAACAGGGTGTATCTAAATGGATTGGTAAAACCAGTAATCAGTTACTGGATGAATATGGGGAGCCAGACCGTATTGATCCTTCAGCTTATGGATATAACTGGTGGATCTATAATGATACATTAAGTAAGTATATACAATTTGGCGTAAACGAAAAAGATAAAAAAATTGTAACCCTATACAGTTCAGCAGAAGATATTAATTTATATCCATTCTTTATTGATCAAACAGTGGAGTCCTTGTATAAGGAATTGAATATGAATAGTTATATAGAACTGAATTGGAAAGGCACTGAATATCGTTTCGAGTTGTCGGAAGAAGATCTTCATTATCGCCCTCTAATAAAGTTTGGCGATATGTATGCTCAGGTTTATTTGGATAAAATTCTCGGTCAGGTATCAGGTGTGAGGTTTATGGATGCAAAGACATTGATTATGCATAAGCCATATGAGCTGACATACCGTGGAGAATTGGATGAACCTGAAGAGTTAACGGATGAAGAATGGAAGCTGGTTGAAGAAGGAAGTCAGCAGCAAATTCTTGATTTGACAAATATCATACGAACACGTTTTGACTTAGGTACCCTTGAATTTGATGAAAAAATTTCAGCTGTGGCATTTAAACATAGCGAAGACATGATGGTGAATGAGTATTTCGATCATGTATCACCCGATGATAAAGATGTTGGTGATCGTTTGAAGGAAGGCGGTGTTTCTTACTACTCAGCTGGCGAAAACATAGCTGCTCAGTATACAGATGCAATTGCGGCTGTTGAAGGATGGTTAAATAGTAAAGGGCACAGAGATATAATGTTAAATGAAGATTTTACGCGCCTTGGTGTGGGAGTATATAAAAGATACTATACTCAAAACTTTGTTGCGTTATCTGATTAA
- the rsmD gene encoding 16S rRNA (guanine(966)-N(2))-methyltransferase RsmD, translated as MRVISGTCKGRPLKAVPGMTTRPTTDKVKESLFNIVGPYFEGGAVLDLFSGSGSLGLEALSRGMEKGVFVDKDSKAIQIIKTNISSCKFESQSEVHRSDALRSLKALGKRKAQFDLIFMDPPYKIANMIPVLIEEIESAELLAEDGMIICEHGEELTLPEKIGNFTKFRVEKYGITAVSFFER; from the coding sequence ATGCGAGTCATTTCAGGTACTTGTAAAGGAAGGCCATTAAAGGCTGTTCCAGGCATGACAACCCGGCCAACAACGGACAAAGTAAAAGAATCTTTATTTAATATTGTAGGACCATATTTTGAAGGTGGAGCGGTTCTGGATTTATTTTCAGGAAGCGGATCCCTTGGGCTTGAAGCCTTGAGCAGAGGAATGGAAAAAGGAGTTTTTGTTGATAAGGACTCAAAAGCTATTCAAATTATTAAAACGAATATCAGTTCATGTAAATTCGAAAGTCAATCCGAGGTACATAGGAGTGATGCTTTAAGATCATTAAAAGCTCTTGGAAAGAGAAAAGCTCAATTTGACCTCATTTTTATGGATCCTCCCTATAAAATAGCTAATATGATACCTGTTCTTATTGAAGAAATCGAAAGTGCTGAATTATTGGCAGAAGACGGTATGATAATATGCGAACATGGAGAAGAATTAACGTTGCCTGAAAAGATTGGTAATTTTACTAAGTTCCGTGTTGAAAAGTATGGCATTACGGCTGTGTCCTTTTTTGAGCGTTAA
- a CDS encoding YlbG family protein produces the protein MFVERQSLIVWLHSLKQVKTLRKTGNLHYVSRKLKYAVLYVNMDEIEAVSEKLSSYAFVKKVEFSQKPFIKTEFESKKHEKEKEEYRIGI, from the coding sequence ATGTTTGTAGAAAGGCAAAGCCTGATTGTTTGGCTGCATAGTCTAAAACAAGTGAAAACTCTGCGTAAAACAGGCAATCTGCATTATGTTTCCCGCAAATTAAAATATGCCGTATTATATGTAAATATGGACGAAATAGAAGCAGTTTCAGAAAAATTATCTTCCTATGCTTTTGTCAAAAAAGTTGAATTTTCTCAAAAACCTTTTATTAAAACTGAATTTGAGAGTAAAAAGCATGAAAAAGAAAAGGAAGAATATAGAATAGGCATTTAA
- a CDS encoding cytochrome (ubi)quinol oxidase subunit III: protein MNAGQKFTPETWPSHPEKHTDDGKHKFLGFWLFLAAETVLFASLFATYLALKDSVPPNKEMTLAKDLFDMPLAFIATMLLLTSSLTSVYAMYHMRNYDFKQMQFWLLITVLLGAAFLGLEIYEFNHYVHEYHHTFTGSAFGSAFYTLVGFHGAHVTFGLLWIITLMLRNSKRGLNLYNAPKFYVASLYWHFIDVVWVFIFTVVYLMGMVG, encoded by the coding sequence ATGAATGCAGGGCAAAAATTCACACCAGAAACATGGCCATCTCACCCTGAGAAACATACAGATGACGGAAAGCATAAATTTTTAGGTTTTTGGCTTTTCCTCGCTGCAGAGACAGTGCTTTTTGCTTCATTATTTGCAACATACTTAGCTCTGAAAGATAGTGTACCGCCTAATAAGGAAATGACTCTAGCCAAAGATTTATTTGATATGCCGCTGGCGTTTATTGCTACTATGCTGCTGTTAACCAGCTCATTAACAAGTGTTTATGCGATGTATCATATGAGAAACTACGATTTTAAACAAATGCAGTTTTGGCTGTTAATCACTGTTTTATTAGGGGCTGCTTTCCTGGGCTTAGAAATCTATGAATTTAATCATTATGTGCATGAATATCATCACACATTTACAGGTTCTGCATTTGGATCCGCCTTCTACACATTAGTCGGCTTCCATGGTGCCCATGTAACCTTTGGACTATTGTGGATTATTACGTTAATGCTCCGTAATTCGAAACGTGGCTTAAATCTGTATAATGCTCCGAAATTTTATGTTGCGAGCCTATACTGGCATTTTATCGACGTTGTATGGGTATTCATTTTTACAGTCGTTTACTTAATGGGAATGGTGGGGTGA
- a CDS encoding methylthioribose kinase, which translates to MNQRFIELGPGYSDLYELLELAKANQYRINYFLCLQSEGPSGKVMSFVLVMKKSSYGDFIPLYICREGIPVLVNKPSKRYELFDQAAKEQGKEIISLEVRHSSTFADPDLYYQYLIGILRMNRFLPPWQ; encoded by the coding sequence ATGAATCAACGTTTTATAGAACTAGGCCCCGGATATTCTGACCTTTATGAGCTATTGGAATTAGCAAAGGCTAATCAATATCGAATCAATTATTTTTTATGCTTACAGTCAGAGGGACCTAGCGGCAAAGTCATGTCGTTTGTATTGGTTATGAAAAAATCAAGCTATGGCGACTTCATCCCACTTTATATTTGCAGAGAAGGAATACCTGTTTTAGTTAATAAGCCAAGCAAGCGTTATGAACTTTTTGACCAAGCAGCCAAGGAGCAAGGTAAAGAAATTATATCGTTGGAAGTTAGGCATTCATCTACTTTTGCTGACCCTGACCTTTATTATCAGTATTTAATAGGTATCCTGCGCATGAACCGTTTTTTACCCCCATGGCAATAA
- a CDS encoding YugN family protein, whose translation MRFENTGLEKYQVNLNRLDEVMSENGLVRAEQWDYERVSYDKKYELRDGTFYLRVFGYAVEGDVGAHRATIQLMTPVLGKHYYPHGVEYGETEHFPTSLQKQCETVLAAVKAELDIFVEVE comes from the coding sequence ATGAGATTTGAAAATACAGGACTTGAAAAATACCAAGTTAACCTTAACAGGCTAGATGAGGTTATGAGTGAAAACGGTTTAGTCAGAGCCGAACAATGGGATTACGAACGCGTATCCTACGATAAGAAATATGAATTAAGGGATGGCACTTTTTATTTACGTGTCTTTGGCTATGCGGTTGAAGGTGACGTAGGTGCACATCGGGCAACTATCCAACTCATGACACCAGTCCTAGGTAAACACTATTATCCACATGGTGTTGAATATGGTGAAACAGAGCATTTTCCTACATCTCTTCAAAAACAATGCGAGACAGTTCTTGCGGCAGTTAAAGCTGAACTGGATATATTTGTAGAAGTGGAATAA
- the ylbJ gene encoding sporulation integral membrane protein YlbJ, with product MDKSILKSMLFALIAVIMAAALILMPQEAFEASVRGLNIWLEIVFPSLLPFLIIAEMLIAFGVVKLLGVFLEPLMRPLFKVPGVGGFVWAMGLASGNPSGAKLTARLRDEGQLSRIEAERLVSFTSSSNPLFIFGAVSIGFFNNAKLGILLGLTHYAANIFVGLVMRFYGRNEEKKNLNRSKKDTSIFPIMTALKSMHRTRLNDQRPFGKILGDAVNSSIQTLLMIGGFIIIFSVINKLLFHLHITSFFASIFSSLFHTLHLPSTLSIPFISGLFEITLGSQLTSQAGGATLLTQAIIVSALLAFGGFSIQAQVASILAETDIRFKPFFLARLIHTFFAAILTLILWKPVYLRLSTSENTSITEFVFSMETQGLSSTIFSFFLNYGALITILSLAGYTLLLYIQYRKSI from the coding sequence TTGGATAAATCAATCTTAAAATCAATGCTTTTTGCGTTAATTGCAGTTATTATGGCAGCTGCATTGATCTTGATGCCACAGGAAGCCTTCGAAGCCTCTGTTCGAGGGTTGAATATATGGCTTGAAATTGTCTTTCCTTCCTTATTGCCTTTTTTAATTATTGCAGAAATGTTGATTGCATTTGGTGTCGTAAAACTACTGGGTGTCTTTTTAGAGCCACTAATGCGTCCATTGTTTAAGGTACCAGGAGTAGGAGGATTTGTATGGGCAATGGGACTTGCATCCGGTAATCCTTCTGGAGCAAAACTAACAGCTAGGCTGAGAGATGAAGGTCAGCTATCCAGAATAGAAGCTGAACGGTTAGTGTCGTTTACCAGCTCATCGAATCCATTATTTATTTTCGGTGCTGTATCTATCGGTTTTTTTAATAATGCTAAACTTGGAATACTTTTAGGATTAACTCATTATGCAGCGAATATTTTCGTCGGTTTAGTAATGAGGTTTTACGGGAGAAATGAAGAGAAAAAAAATCTTAACCGCAGTAAAAAAGATACAAGTATTTTCCCAATCATGACAGCTTTAAAAAGTATGCACCGTACCCGTCTAAATGACCAGCGGCCATTTGGAAAAATATTAGGAGACGCAGTTAATTCCTCCATACAAACCCTTTTGATGATTGGAGGATTTATCATTATTTTTTCCGTGATCAACAAGCTATTGTTTCACTTACATATTACCAGCTTCTTTGCATCCATTTTCAGCAGCCTGTTCCACACGCTTCATCTGCCATCTACTTTAAGCATCCCTTTTATTTCGGGGTTATTTGAAATCACGTTGGGATCGCAATTAACAAGCCAAGCTGGCGGTGCAACACTATTGACACAAGCAATCATAGTCAGTGCTTTACTCGCATTTGGAGGATTCAGTATACAAGCTCAAGTTGCCAGCATCTTAGCCGAAACAGATATACGCTTTAAACCATTCTTTCTTGCACGCCTCATCCATACATTTTTTGCTGCGATACTTACATTGATTTTGTGGAAACCTGTATATCTGCGATTATCTACTTCTGAAAATACATCAATCACCGAATTTGTTTTTTCAATGGAAACGCAGGGATTATCCAGCACTATCTTCAGTTTCTTCCTTAATTACGGTGCATTGATTACTATTCTTTCTTTGGCTGGCTACACCCTTTTATTATACATACAGTATAGGAAATCCATATAA
- the ctaG gene encoding cytochrome c oxidase assembly factor CtaG yields MELDIFGFRALWSPYLFLVTLLIIAFYFYITYFKAGDQFKKKEAVYFSIAMILLYMIKGSPIDLLGHLSFTVHMVQMAFLFLVIPPFFLLGLPDWLLKKFVFKKWFLMITQPLITLIFFNGLFSFYHVPSIFDIVKVNMLLHGLFTVVLFISSLFMWWHLVNKIEESQRLSGLKKIGYIFANGILITPACALIIFSKDPMYATYADPAVWMEAMKLCVPAGTLSTLDLSSPQMFINMPAVEDQQTGGVIMKIIQEIVYGIILATTFFTWFKEDTKHADAETKRFMEANPHLGN; encoded by the coding sequence ATGGAATTAGATATATTTGGATTTAGGGCCCTATGGAGTCCTTACCTGTTCCTCGTGACACTATTGATCATAGCCTTCTATTTTTATATCACCTATTTTAAAGCAGGTGACCAATTTAAAAAGAAAGAAGCTGTATACTTCTCGATAGCTATGATTCTTTTATACATGATAAAGGGGTCGCCAATAGATTTATTGGGACATCTTTCTTTTACGGTTCATATGGTTCAAATGGCTTTTTTATTTTTAGTTATTCCACCATTTTTTCTATTGGGATTGCCGGATTGGTTACTAAAAAAGTTCGTATTTAAAAAATGGTTTTTAATGATTACACAACCATTAATAACATTGATTTTCTTTAATGGACTGTTTTCTTTTTACCATGTTCCGTCAATTTTTGATATCGTCAAAGTCAATATGTTGCTTCATGGGCTTTTCACAGTGGTATTGTTTATTTCCTCGCTGTTCATGTGGTGGCATCTAGTTAATAAAATCGAAGAAAGCCAGCGATTATCAGGATTAAAGAAAATTGGCTATATCTTTGCCAATGGTATATTAATTACACCGGCCTGTGCGCTTATCATCTTTTCTAAAGATCCCATGTATGCAACCTATGCAGATCCAGCTGTATGGATGGAGGCGATGAAATTGTGTGTTCCTGCCGGTACCTTATCCACTTTGGACTTAAGCAGTCCTCAAATGTTTATAAATATGCCGGCTGTTGAAGATCAGCAAACAGGCGGTGTAATTATGAAAATAATTCAAGAAATAGTATATGGAATTATCCTGGCTACAACTTTCTTCACTTGGTTTAAAGAAGATACCAAACATGCGGATGCAGAAACAAAACGTTTTATGGAGGCAAATCCGCATTTAGGGAACTAA
- a CDS encoding YlbF family regulator, with product MLATIETVEIIDHAEQLAKDIMNSDIAKQYFLSLTQMYKDKTAQKKIQAFNSLKDAYEEVQRFGRYHPDYRTVSKAIREAKREMDLHPSVIEYKQAETNLQQLLDEISMLIGHSVSPHIKVPTGNPFFESSCSGGCGSGGSCGCS from the coding sequence ATGCTTGCTACTATTGAAACGGTTGAAATCATTGACCATGCTGAACAATTGGCTAAAGATATAATGAACTCAGATATAGCTAAGCAATACTTTTTAAGTTTAACTCAGATGTATAAGGATAAAACGGCCCAGAAAAAAATTCAAGCGTTTAATTCTTTAAAGGACGCTTACGAAGAAGTACAGCGTTTCGGAAGATACCATCCGGATTATCGTACTGTCTCTAAAGCAATTCGTGAGGCTAAAAGAGAAATGGACCTTCATCCATCTGTTATTGAATATAAACAGGCTGAAACAAACTTACAGCAATTACTTGATGAAATTAGTATGCTGATTGGTCATTCAGTATCCCCTCATATAAAAGTCCCGACAGGAAATCCGTTTTTTGAATCATCCTGTAGCGGAGGCTGTGGCAGCGGAGGAAGCTGTGGATGTTCCTGA
- the ylbD gene encoding spore coat protein YlbD translates to MDDSKLHPSVQDFKLFLKSNPKIVKDVRMGKKTWQEIYEDWSLLGDQDEVWNEYKEEKKEKDETEKTDKGEFISQLLNQLKKMDPDQIQKQIGNFSQVLGVVQGVMSQFQSSGQSESAPPSVQNNHPFKFRQD, encoded by the coding sequence ATGGATGATTCCAAATTGCATCCTTCTGTCCAGGATTTTAAGCTTTTTCTTAAGAGTAATCCGAAAATCGTAAAAGATGTAAGAATGGGTAAGAAAACATGGCAGGAAATTTATGAAGATTGGTCTTTGCTGGGTGATCAGGATGAAGTGTGGAATGAATATAAAGAGGAAAAAAAGGAAAAGGATGAGACTGAAAAAACAGATAAGGGCGAGTTTATTTCGCAGCTTTTAAATCAACTTAAAAAAATGGACCCTGATCAAATTCAAAAACAAATTGGGAATTTTAGTCAGGTTTTAGGAGTGGTTCAGGGAGTCATGTCTCAATTTCAATCTTCCGGACAATCAGAAAGTGCACCACCTTCCGTCCAGAATAATCATCCTTTCAAATTTCGGCAAGATTAG
- the ctaD gene encoding cytochrome c oxidase subunit I, with protein MSTIAQKKGFLSVIWDYLTTVDHKKIAKLYIFAGGFFFLLGGLEAMFIRIQLVKPENDFISGGMFNQIITMHGTTMIFLAAMPLLLGFMNAIMPLQIGARDVAFPFLNSLGFWLFFFGGVFLNLSWFMGGAPDAGWTSYATLSLASEGHGIDFYILGLQISGMGSLIGGINFLATIINMRAPGMTFMRMPLFTWTTFVASALILFAFPPLTVGLTLMMFDRMFGSSFFVTALGGNTIIWEHLFWIFGHPEVYILVLPAFGIFSEIIPTFSRKRLFGYSSMVFATILIGFLGFMVWAHHMFTVGLGPVANAIFAVATMAIAVPTGIKIFNWIFTMWGGQITFTTPMLYAVAFIPSFVMGGVTGIMNAAAPADYQYHDSYFVVAHFHYVIVGGVVLALLAGTHFYWPKIFGTVLNEFMGKITFWLFLIGFHLTFFVQHFLGLMGMPRRVFTYLDGQGWDNGNLISTVGAFMMAVAVIILLVNIVVTSVKNVKVGNDPWQDGRTLEWAISSPAPEYNFERLPLVRGYDAWWLEKMEGRNAMTPAEPLGDIHMPNNSILPVIISFGLFVAAFGALYNATDKEWTVPVMVIGLLITFIAMLIRSVKDDHGYHIHKEDLVSSNAKSDKGVEV; from the coding sequence GTGAGTACTATTGCTCAAAAAAAGGGGTTTCTTAGTGTCATTTGGGATTATTTAACGACTGTTGACCATAAGAAAATTGCCAAGCTCTATATCTTTGCAGGTGGATTTTTCTTCTTGCTGGGTGGGCTTGAGGCAATGTTTATAAGAATTCAGCTTGTAAAGCCAGAAAATGATTTTATCAGTGGTGGAATGTTTAACCAAATTATTACCATGCATGGAACAACCATGATTTTCCTTGCCGCCATGCCTTTATTGCTTGGATTTATGAATGCGATTATGCCGCTGCAAATCGGGGCTAGAGACGTAGCATTTCCATTTTTAAATTCATTAGGTTTTTGGTTGTTTTTCTTTGGAGGAGTCTTTTTAAACTTATCCTGGTTTATGGGCGGAGCGCCTGATGCCGGATGGACATCTTATGCAACTCTATCATTGGCTTCTGAAGGTCACGGTATAGATTTTTACATACTTGGACTTCAGATATCAGGTATGGGCTCGTTAATAGGGGGAATTAACTTCCTGGCCACAATTATTAATATGAGAGCACCTGGAATGACGTTTATGCGTATGCCGCTTTTCACGTGGACAACATTTGTGGCATCTGCCTTAATTCTATTTGCTTTCCCGCCGCTTACAGTTGGTTTGACACTAATGATGTTTGACCGTATGTTTGGTTCCAGTTTCTTTGTAACGGCTTTGGGTGGAAATACAATTATTTGGGAACATTTATTCTGGATCTTTGGACATCCGGAAGTATATATTTTGGTTCTTCCGGCATTCGGAATATTCTCTGAAATTATTCCAACATTCTCGAGAAAGAGATTATTTGGATACTCATCTATGGTCTTTGCAACCATTTTAATCGGTTTCCTAGGATTCATGGTATGGGCTCACCATATGTTTACGGTTGGTCTTGGGCCAGTCGCAAATGCGATATTCGCAGTAGCAACAATGGCGATAGCTGTTCCGACTGGTATAAAGATCTTCAACTGGATTTTCACGATGTGGGGTGGTCAGATTACGTTTACGACCCCTATGTTATACGCCGTTGCATTTATTCCATCTTTTGTAATGGGTGGAGTAACGGGAATTATGAATGCTGCAGCTCCGGCTGACTATCAGTATCATGATAGCTATTTCGTTGTTGCCCATTTCCACTATGTTATCGTCGGTGGAGTAGTTCTGGCCTTGTTGGCAGGTACACATTTTTACTGGCCAAAAATATTCGGTACAGTATTGAATGAATTCATGGGTAAAATCACATTCTGGTTATTCCTAATCGGATTCCATTTAACATTCTTTGTTCAACATTTCCTTGGATTAATGGGAATGCCTAGACGTGTTTTCACTTATTTGGACGGACAGGGATGGGATAATGGCAACTTAATATCTACTGTCGGTGCATTCATGATGGCTGTAGCAGTCATTATATTATTGGTTAATATCGTAGTTACTTCAGTTAAAAATGTTAAAGTCGGTAATGACCCATGGCAAGATGGACGTACACTTGAGTGGGCAATTTCTTCACCGGCTCCTGAATACAACTTTGAAAGATTACCATTAGTAAGAGGATATGATGCATGGTGGCTTGAAAAAATGGAAGGTAGAAATGCGATGACACCGGCTGAACCTCTTGGTGATATCCATATGCCTAACAATTCAATTCTTCCTGTTATTATTTCTTTTGGGTTGTTTGTTGCTGCATTTGGAGCACTTTATAATGCAACGGATAAAGAATGGACAGTCCCGGTAATGGTGATTGGTTTGTTGATTACCTTTATAGCTATGCTCATCCGTTCCGTTAAAGATGATCATGGGTATCATATCCATAAAGAAGATTTGGTATCTTCTAATGCTAAAAGTGATAAGGGGGTTGAGGTGTAA
- a CDS encoding DUF420 domain-containing protein: protein MSSSLPVLPTISTACIVISAILVGFGVWQVKKGNIKVHEKLMFWAAVFAVVFFIIYASRTLFIGNTAFGGPESIKIYYTIFLISHITLATIGAVMGIISLYYGFKGKIEKHRKIAPPTSVIWMVNAVAGVTVYLLLYVIYEGGKTTSVFKAIIGS from the coding sequence ATGAGCAGTTCATTACCAGTCCTGCCTACGATCAGCACGGCTTGTATCGTAATCAGCGCAATCCTTGTAGGCTTTGGAGTATGGCAAGTAAAAAAAGGGAATATAAAGGTCCACGAAAAATTAATGTTTTGGGCAGCTGTTTTTGCAGTTGTGTTCTTCATTATTTATGCAAGCAGAACGTTATTTATAGGGAACACGGCATTTGGAGGACCTGAATCAATAAAAATTTACTATACAATCTTTTTAATCTCACATATTACATTGGCTACAATAGGAGCCGTAATGGGGATTATCAGTCTGTATTATGGTTTTAAAGGGAAGATTGAGAAACATCGAAAAATCGCTCCGCCTACAAGCGTCATTTGGATGGTGAACGCGGTTGCTGGTGTCACTGTATATTTATTGCTTTATGTAATATACGAAGGTGGTAAAACAACAAGTGTATTTAAAGCGATTATTGGTTCATAA
- a CDS encoding YlbE-like family protein — MRQDIYELIEADEDLLSFLRQQPIWYRRLCRNPQDFSKFDTEAKYFFKKTIPDRVHQLSNSVQMASMMVSMFQSMNTGE, encoded by the coding sequence TTGAGACAAGATATCTATGAATTAATTGAGGCAGATGAAGATTTACTGAGTTTTTTGAGGCAACAACCAATCTGGTACAGACGTTTGTGCAGAAATCCACAGGATTTTTCGAAATTTGATACTGAAGCTAAGTACTTTTTTAAAAAAACGATTCCGGATCGTGTTCATCAGCTTTCAAACAGCGTTCAAATGGCTTCTATGATGGTTTCGATGTTTCAGTCAATGAATACTGGTGAATAA
- the coaD gene encoding pantetheine-phosphate adenylyltransferase, whose product MKKIAVCPGSFDPITYGHLDIIQRGANIFDVIYVGVLHNSAKKSLFTVEERVQIIEEATAHIPNVKVDSFQGLLVDYAKARNANAVIRGLRAVSDFEYEMQITSMNRLLNDQIETFFIMTNNQYSFLSSSIVKEVAKYGGDVSELVPECVQKRLRIKMSE is encoded by the coding sequence GTGAAAAAAATAGCTGTATGTCCTGGAAGTTTTGATCCTATAACATATGGACATCTTGATATTATTCAAAGAGGAGCAAACATATTTGACGTAATATATGTCGGTGTCCTTCATAATTCTGCTAAAAAATCTCTATTTACTGTGGAGGAGAGAGTGCAAATCATTGAAGAAGCAACTGCCCATATACCAAATGTGAAAGTGGATAGCTTTCAGGGGTTGCTCGTGGATTATGCTAAGGCAAGAAATGCAAATGCAGTCATCCGAGGGTTGAGAGCCGTTTCTGACTTCGAGTATGAGATGCAAATCACCTCTATGAATCGCTTATTAAACGATCAAATTGAAACATTCTTTATCATGACAAATAATCAATATTCTTTTTTGAGCTCATCGATCGTAAAAGAAGTAGCGAAGTACGGTGGAGATGTTTCAGAGCTTGTTCCTGAATGTGTACAAAAACGGCTGAGAATAAAGATGTCTGAATAA
- the ctaF gene encoding cytochrome c oxidase subunit IVB, whose product MENQPKTHLSKEALKYRRKKNAEDMKMQVITFIMMIFLTLIAFFAVGYDGFSKWFVLPFILLLAVIQVIFQLYYFMHMNKEGHGTMAGFMYTGLLIGVTTILAFVLIVWI is encoded by the coding sequence ATGGAAAATCAACCTAAAACACATCTTAGTAAAGAAGCTCTTAAATATAGACGTAAGAAAAATGCGGAAGATATGAAGATGCAGGTTATTACATTTATTATGATGATCTTTCTAACCTTAATTGCGTTCTTTGCAGTAGGTTATGATGGATTTTCCAAGTGGTTCGTTTTACCATTCATCTTGTTGCTTGCGGTAATCCAAGTCATTTTTCAGCTCTATTATTTCATGCATATGAATAAAGAAGGTCATGGAACGATGGCAGGATTTATGTATACCGGGTTACTGATCGGTGTGACTACTATCCTTGCATTTGTATTAATTGTGTGGATTTAA